From Planococcus halocryophilus, the proteins below share one genomic window:
- a CDS encoding solute carrier family 23 protein — protein sequence MSEAILDVQDKPKAGQWISLSLQHMFAMFGATILVPQLVGLSPAIALLTSGIATIIFILITQFKVPAYLGSSFAFIVPITIATETGGIGSAMIGAMFVSLVYAIVALIIWKTGYHWLMKLLPPIVVGPVIIVIGLALSGTAVNMAMTIPAEGGSEYSLLHFSAAIVTLLTAIICNIYFKNIISLMPILIGIIVGYGYSAAIGIIDFTAIGEASWFAVPEFLIPGVDYSFQVTPTLLFVMVPIAIVTISEHIGHQLVLGKIVDRNYIKDPGLHRSILGDGIGTFISSLVGGPPKTTYGENIGVLAITKVFSVYVILGAAVFAIAFSFFGKLMAVIETIPTAVLGGISILLFGIIASSGLRMLVDNNIDFGNNRNLVISSVILVIGIGGAKLEFSESFSIEGMALAAIVGVILNLVLPGMNKKEVDDGTK from the coding sequence TTGAGTGAAGCAATTTTAGACGTACAAGACAAACCAAAAGCAGGTCAGTGGATCTCGCTAAGCTTACAGCATATGTTTGCTATGTTTGGTGCAACGATATTAGTACCACAACTGGTCGGGTTAAGCCCAGCCATCGCATTGTTAACAAGTGGAATTGCAACAATCATCTTTATCCTCATTACACAATTTAAAGTACCAGCTTACTTAGGCTCTTCATTCGCCTTTATCGTGCCAATTACGATTGCGACAGAAACAGGTGGGATTGGCTCAGCGATGATCGGTGCCATGTTTGTATCACTGGTTTACGCCATTGTCGCATTGATCATTTGGAAAACCGGTTATCATTGGCTAATGAAACTACTACCACCGATTGTGGTAGGGCCTGTTATCATCGTTATCGGACTTGCATTATCAGGAACGGCGGTAAATATGGCAATGACTATTCCAGCTGAAGGCGGGTCGGAGTACAGCCTACTGCATTTCTCAGCTGCGATTGTGACGTTACTAACTGCAATCATCTGTAACATTTATTTTAAAAACATCATTTCATTAATGCCAATTTTGATCGGAATTATTGTAGGCTATGGCTACTCGGCAGCTATCGGAATTATCGACTTTACGGCAATTGGCGAAGCAAGTTGGTTCGCAGTTCCAGAATTTCTGATTCCTGGAGTGGATTATTCGTTTCAAGTTACGCCAACCTTATTGTTTGTCATGGTACCAATCGCTATCGTCACAATTTCTGAACACATCGGACACCAGCTTGTGTTAGGAAAAATTGTTGATAGAAATTACATAAAAGACCCTGGTTTACACCGCTCGATTTTAGGAGACGGCATTGGAACTTTCATTTCTTCGCTAGTCGGCGGTCCACCAAAGACCACTTACGGTGAAAATATCGGAGTACTCGCCATAACAAAAGTGTTCTCCGTGTATGTCATCCTGGGTGCTGCAGTGTTCGCCATCGCTTTTTCTTTCTTTGGTAAATTGATGGCAGTTATTGAAACAATCCCAACAGCTGTTCTTGGCGGAATTTCTATCCTGCTGTTCGGAATAATCGCTTCTTCTGGGTTACGGATGTTAGTGGACAACAACATCGACTTTGGCAACAACCGCAACTTGGTCATCTCATCAGTTATCTTGGTGATCGGGATTGGTGGAGCGAAGCTTGAATTTAGCGAATCCTTCTCGATCGAGGGAATGGCACTTGCTGCGATTGTCGGTGTCATCTTGAACTTAGTGCTTCCCGGAATGAACAAAAAAGAAGTAGACGACGGAACTAAATAA
- the lspA gene encoding signal peptidase II has protein sequence MFIYYGLALFIIVLDQWTKWLVLKNMELGERISVIDPYLGWLSHRNSGAAWGMLEGQMWLFAIITVAVIIGILYYFHKHAKGQPLFQLSLMVLLGGAVGNFIDRMYRGEVVDFVDVLIPVIGYDFPIFNVADAALTIGVVLMVIYIIYDEKQQKKKVS, from the coding sequence ATGTTTATTTATTATGGACTTGCATTATTCATAATCGTATTAGATCAATGGACAAAATGGCTAGTATTGAAAAATATGGAATTGGGTGAACGAATTTCGGTCATTGACCCTTACCTTGGTTGGTTGTCGCATCGTAATAGTGGCGCTGCTTGGGGTATGTTAGAAGGACAGATGTGGCTGTTTGCCATTATTACTGTGGCGGTTATCATCGGAATACTTTACTATTTTCATAAACATGCAAAAGGGCAACCTTTATTTCAGTTAAGCTTGATGGTTCTCTTAGGAGGCGCAGTTGGTAATTTTATCGATCGGATGTATCGCGGGGAAGTCGTTGATTTTGTTGACGTACTAATTCCTGTGATTGGGTATGATTTCCCGATATTTAATGTTGCAGATGCCGCGTTGACGATTGGTGTCGTGTTGATGGTTATTTATATTATTTATGACGAAAAACAACAAAAGAAAAAGGTGTCTTAA
- a CDS encoding aspartate carbamoyltransferase catalytic subunit gives MPNLLSMNNLENDTIMSLLKRAGEFQQGERAPIDGTVVNLFFEPSTRTKMSFEMAEHHMGLAVLPFETAFSSILKGETLYDTVKTMEAIGVGAVIIRHEEEEYYQQLEGCKVAVINGGDGSGQHPTQSLLDLMTIYQEFGRIEGIHVTIVGDIAHSRVAKSNASALKKLGAIVSFICPEEWSGDYESSEHLDEFIETTDVVMMLRVQHERHAVSALFSKENYHEQYGLTVAREKKMKDGAIIMHPAPINRGVEIADCLVECERSRIFKQMANGVYIRMAVLEYALKGRD, from the coding sequence TTGCCAAACTTACTATCTATGAACAACTTAGAAAATGACACGATTATGAGTTTGCTTAAGCGTGCTGGAGAATTTCAGCAAGGTGAGAGAGCGCCAATTGATGGCACGGTCGTCAACTTGTTTTTCGAACCAAGCACAAGAACAAAAATGAGTTTTGAAATGGCAGAGCATCATATGGGACTCGCTGTGCTACCTTTTGAAACAGCTTTTTCTAGCATTTTAAAAGGTGAAACACTTTACGATACAGTAAAAACGATGGAAGCAATTGGCGTAGGTGCAGTGATTATACGTCATGAAGAAGAAGAATATTACCAACAATTAGAAGGTTGCAAGGTTGCTGTCATCAATGGTGGAGATGGCTCGGGTCAACATCCAACACAATCTCTTTTAGACTTAATGACCATTTATCAAGAGTTCGGACGGATCGAAGGCATTCACGTCACCATCGTCGGAGACATCGCTCATAGCCGTGTGGCAAAATCAAACGCATCGGCACTCAAAAAATTAGGAGCTATAGTAAGCTTTATCTGCCCGGAAGAATGGAGCGGAGACTATGAATCTTCAGAGCATCTAGATGAGTTTATTGAAACAACGGATGTGGTCATGATGCTCCGCGTCCAGCATGAGCGCCATGCTGTCTCTGCGCTTTTTTCAAAAGAAAACTACCATGAGCAATACGGATTGACTGTAGCACGAGAAAAGAAAATGAAAGACGGAGCAATTATTATGCACCCAGCTCCAATCAACCGTGGTGTGGAAATAGCAGATTGTCTCGTTGAGTGTGAACGGTCAAGAATTTTTAAACAAATGGCTAACGGCGTCTATATCCGGATGGCAGTACTTGAATACGCATTGAAAGGGAGAGATTGA
- a CDS encoding RNA-binding protein — protein MEEIFQHFRKEEQQFIEQVSGWLREVEDRYSPKLTDFLDPRQRFIVESVMGSTDVNMMTSGIFKDAERQRVLLYPSYFEPQQEDFNITVFELKYPSKFVNLRHPDILGSIMSLGLDRSKFGDIRIDNERVQLAVMNEISSYLQSNFVSAAKVKVQLNEVTDLTEMIETSEEWTEESYTVSSMRLDTVMSSVYNISRQKAAALIHGGKVKVNWTLQEQPSFELHESDMISSRGFGRVRLIMIEGRTKKDKVRLQIGRLETKS, from the coding sequence ATGGAAGAGATATTTCAGCATTTCAGAAAAGAAGAGCAACAATTTATCGAGCAAGTTTCGGGTTGGCTACGTGAAGTTGAAGACCGCTATTCACCAAAGTTAACGGACTTTCTTGATCCACGGCAGCGATTTATCGTGGAATCAGTGATGGGGTCGACCGATGTAAATATGATGACTTCAGGGATTTTTAAAGATGCAGAACGACAACGTGTATTGCTATATCCTTCTTATTTTGAGCCACAACAAGAAGATTTTAATATTACAGTTTTTGAATTAAAATACCCGTCGAAATTTGTTAATTTGCGTCACCCTGATATATTGGGATCAATAATGTCGCTTGGGCTTGACCGAAGTAAATTTGGTGATATTCGTATTGATAACGAACGCGTTCAGCTTGCTGTTATGAATGAAATTAGCTCTTATTTGCAAAGTAATTTTGTGAGTGCTGCAAAAGTGAAAGTTCAATTGAATGAAGTTACAGACCTAACAGAAATGATTGAAACAAGTGAAGAATGGACGGAAGAATCCTATACTGTTAGTTCGATGAGATTAGATACAGTAATGAGTTCTGTCTATAATATTTCTCGACAAAAAGCTGCAGCTCTTATTCACGGTGGAAAAGTGAAAGTTAATTGGACTTTGCAAGAACAACCTTCATTTGAGTTGCATGAATCGGACATGATTTCTTCAAGAGGATTTGGTAGAGTTCGTTTGATTATGATCGAAGGGCGTACGAAAAAAGACAAAGTTCGCTTGCAAATTGGTCGTTTAGAAACAAAAAGCTAG
- the pyrR gene encoding bifunctional pyr operon transcriptional regulator/uracil phosphoribosyltransferase PyrR, which yields MEKADILDEQAISRAITRIAHEIIERNKGIDDCILVGIKTRGAFIAKRLAEKIEKIEGRPILKGELDITLYRDDLSVKTKNQEPLVQQVDIEHSILDKKVILVDDVLYTGRTVRAAMDAVMDLGRPAQIQLAVLIDRGHRELPIRADFVGKNIPTSSDERIIVQMVESDQVDRVAIHE from the coding sequence GTGGAAAAAGCAGATATTTTGGATGAACAGGCGATAAGCCGAGCGATTACTCGCATTGCACACGAAATTATCGAACGCAATAAAGGCATAGATGATTGCATACTAGTCGGCATTAAAACACGCGGTGCTTTTATCGCAAAGCGCTTAGCAGAAAAAATTGAAAAAATCGAAGGACGTCCTATTTTAAAAGGTGAACTCGATATCACGCTTTACAGAGATGACTTGAGCGTCAAAACAAAAAATCAAGAACCATTAGTTCAGCAAGTTGATATTGAGCACAGCATACTCGATAAAAAAGTGATTCTTGTAGACGATGTGCTTTACACAGGAAGAACGGTACGTGCTGCAATGGATGCCGTGATGGACCTTGGACGGCCAGCACAAATTCAACTGGCTGTGTTGATCGACAGAGGTCATCGCGAATTGCCCATCCGAGCTGACTTTGTTGGAAAAAATATTCCGACTTCAAGCGATGAACGCATTATCGTCCAAATGGTTGAAAGCGATCAAGTGGATCGAGTAGCCATTCACGAGTAG
- a CDS encoding dihydroorotase has protein sequence MNLFIKNVNMLQNGELTPTNIRIKEGKIEEISKELVANNETQIDGKGRMIAPGFVDVHVHLREPGGEQKETIESGTKSAAKGGYTTICAMPNTRPVPDTKENLQLVNELIEKNALIRVLPYASITIREAGKERTNLQELKENGAFAFTDDGVGIQEAGMMYETMQDAAKIDMAVVAHCEDNSLIYDGVMHEGKRSKELGLKGIPGIAESVHIARDILLAEAAGAHYHVCHVSTKESVRVIRDAKRAGVRVTAEVTPHHLLLTEDDIPSDDANYKMNPPLRAKEDWEALHEGLLDGTLDFIATDHAPHTEAEKTNGMNGSMFGIVGFETSFPLLYSKFVKTGTWTLQQLIDWLTIKPSQTFNLPYGTLEIGQTADLVLLDLEKEQPIQVEEFLSKGKNTPFNGWNCTGWPVTTIFGGEIVWQEETN, from the coding sequence TTGAATTTATTCATTAAAAACGTAAACATGCTGCAAAATGGAGAACTAACACCTACCAACATCCGCATTAAAGAAGGAAAAATTGAAGAAATCAGTAAAGAGTTAGTAGCGAATAACGAAACCCAAATTGACGGCAAAGGCCGGATGATTGCACCAGGATTTGTTGATGTCCATGTTCATTTGCGTGAACCAGGTGGCGAACAGAAAGAAACGATCGAAAGCGGGACAAAATCTGCGGCAAAAGGCGGTTACACAACAATATGTGCAATGCCGAATACACGCCCAGTACCTGATACGAAAGAAAATCTGCAGCTGGTTAACGAATTGATCGAAAAAAATGCGCTTATCCGAGTTTTGCCGTATGCTTCGATCACGATAAGAGAAGCAGGGAAAGAACGCACGAATTTGCAAGAACTAAAAGAAAATGGCGCATTTGCTTTCACTGATGACGGTGTAGGCATTCAAGAAGCGGGCATGATGTACGAAACAATGCAAGACGCAGCGAAAATTGATATGGCAGTTGTCGCGCATTGTGAAGACAACAGCTTGATTTACGATGGAGTGATGCACGAAGGCAAGCGCAGCAAAGAACTAGGATTAAAAGGCATCCCAGGGATCGCAGAATCTGTGCATATCGCACGTGACATTTTACTTGCTGAAGCAGCAGGCGCACATTACCACGTATGCCACGTCAGCACGAAAGAATCGGTTCGCGTCATTCGAGACGCAAAACGTGCAGGAGTTCGCGTAACAGCTGAAGTTACACCTCACCACTTGTTGTTGACGGAAGATGATATCCCGTCAGACGATGCCAACTACAAAATGAACCCACCGCTTCGTGCGAAAGAAGATTGGGAAGCGTTACACGAAGGATTGCTTGACGGTACCCTAGACTTTATCGCGACAGACCATGCACCACACACAGAAGCAGAAAAAACAAATGGCATGAATGGCTCGATGTTCGGGATTGTCGGATTTGAAACTTCGTTTCCACTGCTTTATAGCAAGTTTGTCAAAACCGGCACATGGACGTTACAACAATTAATCGACTGGTTAACCATCAAACCAAGCCAAACATTCAACTTGCCATATGGCACTTTAGAAATTGGACAAACAGCGGATCTTGTATTATTGGATCTTGAAAAAGAACAGCCAATTCAAGTAGAAGAATTTTTATCAAAAGGTAAAAACACACCATTTAATGGTTGGAATTGTACAGGGTGGCCAGTAACAACCATCTTTGGTGGCGAAATTGTATGGCAGGAGGAGACAAATTGA
- a CDS encoding carbamoyl phosphate synthase small subunit, which yields MMKRYLILEDGTVFEGTAFGGDDASVGEIVFNTSMTGYQEILSDPSYCGQIVTMTYPLIGNYGINSDDFESIEPAVKGMVVREIAEFPSNFRNKSTVDELFKTKNIPGISGIDTRKLTRLIRSKGAIKGVLTAAGEEVLIDEVVKTLQDTVLPSDQVAQVSTGRPYPSPGRGKRVILIDYGMKHGILRELNNRDCDVIVVPYNTSATEILAWGPDGVMLSNGPGDPKDVEECVEVVRELLGQVPIFGICLGHQLFARACGADTFKLKFGHRGGNHPVRDLVTGKIEITSQNHGYAVDEDTLQGTRLKVTHSALNDGTNEGLTHLDYPAFTVQYHPESSPGPEDSNYLFDRFIDVMNATRKEQQHA from the coding sequence TTGATGAAACGTTATTTAATCTTAGAAGACGGTACGGTATTTGAAGGAACAGCATTCGGTGGCGATGATGCCTCAGTCGGGGAAATCGTATTTAATACCAGCATGACCGGTTATCAAGAAATTTTATCAGATCCTTCTTATTGCGGACAGATTGTTACCATGACGTACCCTTTAATCGGTAACTACGGCATCAATAGCGATGATTTTGAATCAATCGAACCCGCAGTAAAAGGCATGGTCGTTCGTGAAATTGCGGAGTTTCCATCAAACTTTAGAAATAAATCAACAGTAGATGAATTGTTTAAAACTAAAAATATTCCAGGAATTTCAGGTATTGATACACGTAAATTAACGCGCTTAATACGCTCGAAAGGGGCCATTAAAGGTGTGTTAACCGCAGCGGGGGAAGAAGTACTAATAGACGAAGTTGTCAAGACGCTACAAGATACCGTATTACCAAGCGACCAAGTGGCACAAGTTTCAACAGGTCGACCTTACCCAAGTCCAGGGCGTGGAAAACGTGTCATATTAATCGACTATGGCATGAAACACGGCATTTTGCGCGAACTTAATAATCGAGACTGTGATGTAATCGTTGTACCTTATAACACTTCAGCAACAGAAATATTAGCTTGGGGACCAGATGGTGTCATGCTATCAAACGGACCAGGAGATCCGAAAGATGTAGAAGAGTGCGTAGAAGTAGTACGTGAATTACTTGGACAAGTTCCAATTTTCGGTATCTGCCTCGGCCACCAATTGTTCGCAAGAGCTTGCGGAGCTGACACCTTCAAATTGAAATTCGGTCATCGCGGAGGAAATCATCCAGTACGCGATTTAGTAACAGGCAAAATCGAAATCACTTCACAAAATCATGGCTACGCAGTAGATGAAGATACGTTACAAGGGACGCGTTTAAAAGTTACGCATAGCGCATTAAACGACGGGACAAACGAAGGGTTGACTCATTTGGATTATCCAGCCTTCACGGTTCAATACCATCCAGAATCATCTCCGGGACCAGAAGACTCAAACTACTTATTTGATCGCTTTATTGATGTAATGAACGCAACTCGAAAGGAGCAACAACATGCCTAA
- a CDS encoding DivIVA domain-containing protein: MPLSPLDIHNKEFSRAFRGYQEDEVNEFLEQIMRDYEILLKDKAALEERLRTTDERVGHFNTIESTLQKSIFVAQEASEEVRRNSQKEAELIIKEAEKNADRIVNESLTKARRIATEIEELKKQSRIFKNRFKMLVEAQLDLIETDDWETLLEYDIDTQNLEKIEKDKEETNS, translated from the coding sequence ATGCCATTATCCCCGTTAGATATACATAACAAAGAATTCAGCCGTGCATTCCGTGGATATCAGGAAGATGAAGTAAATGAATTCCTGGAACAGATAATGAGAGATTATGAAATTTTGCTAAAAGACAAGGCAGCTCTTGAAGAACGGTTACGTACAACCGACGAACGAGTTGGTCATTTCAATACAATTGAGTCGACATTACAAAAATCGATTTTTGTAGCTCAAGAAGCTTCAGAAGAAGTTCGTCGTAACTCACAAAAAGAAGCAGAATTGATTATTAAAGAAGCAGAAAAAAATGCGGATCGCATTGTCAATGAATCATTGACGAAAGCACGTCGCATTGCAACAGAAATTGAAGAACTGAAAAAACAATCTCGTATTTTCAAAAATCGTTTCAAAATGCTTGTTGAAGCTCAATTAGACTTGATCGAAACAGATGATTGGGAAACATTATTAGAATACGATATCGACACACAAAATTTAGAGAAGATTGAGAAGGACAAAGAAGAGACGAACTCTTGA
- the ileS gene encoding isoleucine--tRNA ligase produces the protein MEYKDTLLMPKTDFPMRGNLPNREPEMQQKWEDMNIYKQVQDRTAGRPFFVLHDGPPYANGDLHMGHALNKVLKDMIVRSRSMMGFHAPYVPGWDTHGLPIEQALTNKGVNRKEMSLAEFRKLCEEYAFQQIDNQRSQFKRIGVRGDWENPYVTLKPAYEARQIEVFGKMANKGYIYKGLKPVYWSPSSESSLAEAEIEYHDKKSPSIYVSFPVTDGKGVLAEGTNFVIWTTTPWTIPANLGISVHAKLDYAEVSANGSLYIVAQELLKEVSEELGWTDAEVVRLIKGEELEHILTKHPLYDRTSLVMLGEHVTTDSGTGCVHTAPGHGEDDFLIGKKYGLDVLCPVDERGVMTAEAPGFEGEFYDKANKSITEALDKVGALEKLTFITHSYPHDWRTKKPVIYRATAQWFVSIDAFRDQILKAIKETSFTPAWGETRLFNMLRDRGDWNISRQRVWGVPIPVFYAENGDPVITEETIAHIAKLFRENGSNVWFERSTAELLPPGFTHPSSPNGEFTKEMDIMDVWFDSGSSHQGVLVEREDLQYPADLYLEGSDQYRGWFNSSLTTSVAINGHAPYKGILSHGFTLDGNGRKMSKSLGNVIVPSKVMNQMGADILRLWVASVDYTADVRVSDENFKQVSEVYRKIRNTLKFLHGNLADFNEKEHRVAFEDMREMDQYMAMKLQKMIETVRKGYETYEFSTIYHALNNYCANDLSSFYLDVAKDVVYIENADHPHRRAMQTVMFDSLMAILKLAAPIIPHTADELWSYLSFVEEDSVQLTDFPEVVSNPAFEGLNDKWSRFMDVRDDVLKALEEARAAKTIGKSLEAKVTVFGDEELATLLASTDENLAQLFIVSKYEYGGTQDQAPEHAVKLNEVSVTVEKATGEKCERCWTISEEIGQSDEHPTLCPRCASVVETQFA, from the coding sequence ATGGAATACAAAGATACGTTATTAATGCCGAAAACCGATTTTCCAATGCGTGGCAATTTGCCGAATCGCGAACCAGAAATGCAACAAAAATGGGAAGACATGAACATTTATAAACAAGTGCAAGATCGTACTGCGGGTCGTCCGTTTTTCGTTCTTCATGATGGACCTCCATACGCGAATGGGGATTTGCATATGGGCCATGCACTTAACAAAGTACTAAAAGATATGATTGTTCGTTCGCGTTCGATGATGGGCTTCCATGCACCATACGTTCCAGGTTGGGACACGCACGGTTTGCCGATTGAACAAGCTTTAACAAACAAAGGCGTAAACCGCAAAGAAATGTCTTTAGCGGAATTCCGCAAGCTTTGTGAAGAATATGCTTTCCAACAAATCGATAATCAACGCTCTCAATTCAAGCGTATTGGTGTTCGTGGCGATTGGGAAAATCCTTATGTGACATTAAAACCGGCATACGAAGCACGTCAAATTGAAGTGTTTGGGAAAATGGCCAACAAAGGTTATATCTATAAAGGGTTGAAACCTGTTTATTGGTCGCCATCAAGTGAATCATCACTTGCTGAAGCTGAAATTGAGTATCACGACAAAAAATCTCCTTCTATTTACGTTTCTTTCCCTGTAACGGATGGCAAAGGCGTTTTAGCAGAAGGAACAAATTTTGTTATCTGGACTACTACACCTTGGACAATTCCAGCGAACCTAGGAATTTCCGTGCACGCTAAATTGGATTATGCAGAAGTCTCTGCCAATGGTTCTCTTTACATCGTTGCACAAGAGCTATTAAAAGAAGTATCTGAAGAATTAGGCTGGACAGATGCAGAAGTTGTTCGTCTTATAAAAGGTGAAGAACTAGAACATATTCTTACAAAGCATCCTCTTTATGATCGTACTTCATTAGTGATGCTTGGCGAACACGTCACAACGGATTCAGGTACGGGTTGTGTTCACACAGCACCTGGCCATGGTGAAGATGACTTCTTAATCGGTAAAAAATACGGACTGGACGTTTTATGCCCAGTAGATGAGCGCGGAGTTATGACAGCTGAAGCACCTGGATTTGAAGGCGAGTTTTATGACAAAGCCAATAAATCGATAACAGAAGCATTAGATAAAGTAGGTGCACTTGAAAAGCTAACATTTATCACGCACTCATATCCACATGACTGGCGGACAAAAAAACCGGTAATTTACCGTGCAACAGCTCAATGGTTTGTATCGATTGACGCATTCCGTGATCAAATCTTAAAAGCGATTAAAGAAACTTCGTTTACTCCAGCTTGGGGCGAAACACGTTTATTTAATATGCTACGTGATCGTGGAGATTGGAATATTTCACGTCAGCGTGTGTGGGGCGTTCCAATTCCAGTGTTTTATGCTGAAAATGGTGACCCGGTTATCACGGAAGAAACAATTGCGCACATTGCAAAATTGTTCCGAGAAAACGGTTCAAACGTTTGGTTTGAACGTTCAACAGCAGAATTATTACCGCCAGGATTTACTCACCCAAGTAGCCCGAACGGTGAATTTACAAAAGAAATGGATATTATGGATGTTTGGTTTGACTCAGGATCATCTCACCAAGGTGTTCTTGTTGAACGGGAAGATCTTCAATACCCAGCAGATCTTTACTTAGAAGGATCTGACCAATACCGTGGTTGGTTCAACTCGTCGCTAACGACAAGTGTTGCAATCAATGGCCACGCACCTTATAAAGGCATTTTGAGCCACGGTTTTACACTTGATGGCAATGGGCGTAAAATGAGTAAATCGCTTGGTAACGTTATTGTTCCTTCAAAAGTTATGAACCAAATGGGCGCAGATATTCTTCGTCTATGGGTTGCATCTGTAGACTATACAGCTGATGTTCGTGTTTCTGATGAAAACTTTAAACAAGTATCAGAAGTTTACCGAAAAATCCGCAACACGCTGAAATTCCTTCACGGGAACTTAGCTGATTTCAACGAAAAAGAGCACCGTGTCGCATTTGAAGATATGCGTGAAATGGATCAATACATGGCAATGAAATTACAGAAGATGATAGAAACTGTGCGTAAAGGCTATGAAACGTATGAGTTTTCGACAATCTATCATGCATTAAACAATTATTGCGCTAACGATTTAAGCTCGTTCTACTTGGATGTAGCAAAAGATGTTGTTTATATTGAAAATGCAGATCACCCACATCGTCGTGCGATGCAAACCGTTATGTTTGATTCGTTAATGGCGATCTTGAAACTAGCAGCACCAATCATCCCTCATACAGCGGATGAATTATGGTCTTACTTGAGCTTTGTTGAAGAAGATAGTGTCCAATTGACAGATTTCCCGGAAGTTGTTTCAAACCCAGCGTTTGAAGGATTAAATGATAAGTGGAGCCGATTTATGGATGTTCGCGATGATGTGTTAAAAGCATTAGAAGAAGCACGTGCAGCTAAAACAATCGGTAAGTCGCTAGAAGCGAAAGTAACGGTCTTTGGTGACGAAGAACTTGCTACATTATTAGCTTCTACTGACGAAAATCTTGCTCAATTGTTCATCGTATCGAAATACGAATATGGTGGAACACAAGATCAAGCACCAGAACATGCTGTAAAACTAAATGAAGTTTCAGTAACAGTTGAAAAAGCAACTGGTGAAAAATGTGAACGTTGCTGGACAATTTCTGAAGAAATTGGTCAAAGCGATGAGCATCCAACATTATGCCCTCGTTGTGCAAGTGTTGTAGAAACACAGTTTGCTTAA
- a CDS encoding RluA family pseudouridine synthase produces the protein MEDLTIEITKEMAGERVDKAVSSIDGDWSRSQISNWVKEGAVKVNGETVKPNYKVRLQDIIIVTPPELEELDVVPEDLNLEIIYEDEDVLVVNKPKGMVVHPAPGHAKGTLVNGLMHHCTDLSGINGIVRPGIVHRIDKDTSGLLMVAKNDAAHTSLVDQLVKKTVTRKYVALVHGHIPHDKGTIQAPIARDPKERQNMAIVDKGKHAVTHFRVLERFGNFTLVECRLETGRTHQIRVHMKYIGFPLVGDPKYGPKKTMDVGGQALHAEVIGFIHPRTNEYMEFSAEPPAEFAELLESLRDKD, from the coding sequence ATGGAAGATTTAACGATTGAAATCACAAAAGAAATGGCCGGCGAACGAGTAGATAAAGCTGTGTCATCAATAGATGGAGACTGGTCACGTTCACAGATCAGCAATTGGGTCAAAGAAGGCGCAGTAAAAGTAAACGGTGAAACCGTAAAACCGAATTACAAAGTACGGCTGCAAGATATTATTATTGTTACTCCACCTGAGTTGGAAGAATTAGATGTAGTGCCTGAAGATTTGAATTTGGAGATTATTTATGAAGATGAAGATGTTTTAGTGGTTAACAAACCTAAAGGCATGGTAGTTCATCCAGCTCCAGGACACGCTAAAGGAACATTAGTGAATGGGTTAATGCATCATTGCACAGACCTTTCAGGCATTAATGGTATCGTCCGTCCAGGAATTGTTCATCGCATTGATAAAGATACTTCGGGCTTGTTGATGGTAGCGAAAAATGATGCTGCTCATACATCACTTGTTGATCAATTAGTGAAAAAGACAGTAACGCGTAAATACGTTGCTTTGGTTCATGGCCATATTCCTCATGATAAAGGAACAATCCAAGCACCGATTGCACGTGATCCGAAAGAACGTCAAAATATGGCGATTGTTGATAAAGGAAAGCATGCCGTAACACATTTCCGTGTACTTGAACGTTTCGGAAACTTTACGCTTGTTGAATGCCGTTTAGAAACAGGAAGAACGCATCAAATCCGTGTTCACATGAAATACATTGGTTTTCCGCTTGTAGGGGATCCGAAATATGGACCGAAAAAAACAATGGATGTTGGCGGTCAAGCACTTCACGCTGAAGTGATTGGTTTTATTCATCCGAGAACGAACGAATACATGGAGTTTTCTGCAGAGCCACCAGCTGAATTTGCAGAACTTCTAGAATCTCTTCGCGATAAGGATTGA